Within Malus domestica chromosome 04, GDT2T_hap1, the genomic segment TGAGGAAGGATCATCAATAGTATAATCTAACAGGCACTTGTGGAGATGTTTCTCTTCATCAGAGTTCCAAGGCAACTCTATCACTCGGTCTACCATGTTCCGTCGTATACAGAGGACACAAATTTCAGTGATCAATATCTCCACCCAGTCTTCCCAACTCCCATACTTGCTTTTTGAATCATCAGTTGCATCCCCCAATTCTCCAAGCTTCAACATCTTCTCCTTGACTTTGGTACACAGCATTCTTTGATGTATAAATGCTTCGGTGAAAAGTCCACACTCTACCCTCACCCGAACTGCAGTAACAGCCTCACCAAGTGAAATTGACGACTTTGATGTACCATCACGCCCGGACCACCGTATAACCAAAAGAGCTGTATCAGAATTACCCCTTTCTAATAGTACTTGTGCAATCTTAGGATGAGTTGCTGGACCAGAGATCTCTGGAAGAAGGTGACAAGCTTCCTGAGAAATTTATTATGAagaataattatttaaaatgataTTTTGAGACTAAATAATCAAATACCAATATAACAAAATGCAAAACTAAATATTTCATAGTTTTTCCCCAGTCAAGATGCAAATAGTTTCACATATAATCTACTACTATTTCAAAGTTTTCATATATTCTTGGATCATAAACATCATACCATGAACCAATTCATCTAATTATCCTAACGACAAAATTAAAAAGTGGTTTACTTGGAACTTGAACAAGCAGTGCAACAACAGCTATAGTCAAATAAAtccgttttttattttatttttaaacaagtCGATTCATTTGACACAAAGCTTATTGAGATTCTCAAGTTGAAACCTGGCCTTCTAGAGTAGCAAGGACCGGAGAGAACCCTTTTTTTAGAAGCCAGTCTTACCATAGACATGTGAACCATgcctaaaatataaaaataaatagcaTTAAGAACCTTGATACAATTGGTTAAACAAGAAACTAATGGcactaaataaaagaaaaataggcaTCAAAAGCATCAACCAtctgaaaaaattgaaatgaactTGCCTGCAGAGCTTTATCTGTGTGATCATCcaaaagataaaagattaaGGATTCCAGTAGTAATTGCCTGGGTATGCCAAAAGTAGCTCCAAAATCATCTAGAAGGTGCCTCCATTGCTCATCAGGCATTGTCCAATGCCGATCAAATAGGTAATATAGAAACTGTTATCAATAAAGGAAATACAGGTATCCCTGGAGGTAGGGGAGGCAGAATTTATGCCCAGTTCAGGATATGCAGAATTAAGAAATATccaaaatttaaagaaaaacaaaggataCAATAGCTTGCTTCGCAACCACCAAATCTGAACTACCACATAGAAAAAGTATATCAACAGCAGCTCGAACATTTTCAAATGGATAGCATCCTGCAACCCCTTCTATCTTAGACCTGAGAACTGATGAAACTCCATCCTTCTGCAAAGATCCTAGTTTTAATCCCTCCACCAATTTCTCTGTATTTCCCTGCCCAACCTCCAGATTTACCAGGGCATCTTCAATAAATAGGGTACCTTCCTGTCCACTGGACTCTTCAGAGTTATTTACTGAATCAGGCCAAGAACGCTTAATTGCAGCATATTTCCTTTCGCGGACAAGAGAATGCCATGATGAGAAATCAGTATAACGAGGCCTCACTTTCTCAAGGAACTCATGTCTTACACACCATATCATAACCTCCATATGCTAaaatcaaaaaccaaatttCAAAGACCAATTAGAAATTATTTGCAGACACATGAAAAAATTTATTGGAAACCCATTCTCTTTGAAAATCCTTAATTGAGAACAGTTCAGAAGAAACATGTAAAACTtgaccaaactgataaggtagtaGTGTCATATTACTGGTAGTGATTTTGCTGCAAGAAAGTTTTAGGCACGAGTGAAAAGATGCACAAAGGAAACAGTTAAAGTTCCATGAAAAGTCCAAAAGAATGTCACTTCTTGTGTTTCCAAAGCTTCAGAATTTCAGGCCTTTAAAATAGTAGGTAAATAAATTATTAGTTCTTTGAGAGTTTAAGTATAGAATACAAACTATTAGTTCTTTAGAGAACTAAAGCATGTATAATATGTTATCAGTCACAGAAAATATTCACAAATAAAAATCAGGCAACACTTTTATGataaaccaaaaattaaaccatCATAGCAACAACCTGCTTTGTCTTTAATATGCTCTCTTGAAGCTGGTGAAAGTCATGAAGCTGAGCTGAAAAAGACCCTTTAAAAGATGAATCCAAAACTTCAATCACACTGGATATGCCAGCCAACTGTACTGAGAACTTAAGAAGTAAACTCAACATAGACTTCATCGGTTCTGCTTCAAGATTATCTTAGGATGGTAGATTAGgaaataaaattattcaaataatGCAAAGTACAAATGAACAGAAAATAACTACGGGATTTATATTTGAAAATAtctgagaaagaaaaaaggatACAAATGCCTTGAAGTTCTGTGATGATGTTCTGGAATGTTCGCTTGCACCAATCCTTCACAACCACTTCATCCAACAAAAAAGCAATAACGGGATCACTGGATACTGCACTTTCATCCAAACAAACATCTGTAACATCTGTTTATTCTAtgtcaaagaaaacatgaaatgaTCAACATAAATATGAACAATTAACAGAAGTTGCAGTTAAGTTTCAAGAAAGACAAAAGGTCCTATAACGCATGAGTGGCACTATCAAGAGGACATTAATCCTAGTTATCTGTTTAGCAGTTGATTCAAATTACTCCCTAGAATAATATGAGTTTTTACCCTGAGGAACAagaatttttatctttttttacgTACTCCCCTTTCCATATAATTGGAAGATATTAAaagttatggtcattttcaaaaactgaactctCTATCACGTGAACAaataatacaaaacaaaaacgaAAAGGTAAAGAATCGAAAGATCATTAAAGGATACAGTGGCATATCAAAGAAACTAAGTTATTCTCCAGGGCAATATCAAATAAAGAATAAAGGCGTTGGACATCAGCAGATATTTGCTCCTCCCCATCTTCTTTCTCTTGAAAACTCTTATCACATCTTTTGGGTATAAGATGAGCTTCTAGACACTGATCATAAAGGCGTCGGCATAATTTTGCGCCATTCTTTGGTATTTGAATTCTACAAATGGGACACACATCACAGCGCTGGCTACACTCTGCACATAATGAAGCATGTCCACATGAGATGAGCACATCCTTTACTTGTCGTCCACAACTCCTCAAGTCTCGTGTTGCCCGACAGCACTCAACTTTAGATTCATTGCATAAGTCAATCAGATCAATCGATGCCAACTGTTCCAATGCTTCctgaaattaaaattataaagcAAAATACAAATGACTTCTGATCTTCTTTAACTACAAAGTACTACATATAACTCCAGATATTAGAGATTGTTCGATAAGGTGAATATTAAGAACAACCAAACCTAGTACACCAAATATTTGTCTGAAATTGAAGTAAATAAGTGCTTTAAACATAACACCTTTACTTCACCTCCCAATTTTGTGCTAAGTTGCTAGCCTAAAACCGAACATTTCCGGTACACCGCGCCTCAATCCACTTCTCCACACACTCTCTTTTAACATTTCTAAAACCCTATATACTAACTTTGAATGCACAAGTTCATATGATGCAGCTACATGCATCAGGGTGTacctttcaaaacaattttcccATTGCACTCAGTAGTAAAACAACATAAACAATAATTACCAAAATCTGCCTACCCAAACTCCCAGTACAATTCACAAATAAAATTCTCCAAAACCCACCAAAACCTCACCGTAATAGCCCTAAACAACTACCTCTACGGATTTTGAACAAAAACGCAGACAACGGGAACCAAACCGTGGCTATTGAGACAGCTAGGGTTTTAGGCAGTATCTATTTTAAAGGAAACGGAAAACGAAAATAAATAGAGATGAACCTGAACAGCTCGACTATTGTAGTTAGGTTGCGGAGCATGAGAACCAGATCTTGTCGCTGGGCCGCCATTGACGGAGCTCGAAGGTCCAGTTGGTCCATTTAATCTCCTATCCATTTCTCCGAGAGTGCGAGAGGTGATTCCCTACGAAACGCTGCAGAGATGAATTGCTGAAGTGAGGTTGAAGCGGGTGGGTTTTAGGGAAGCTTCAGAGGtagaggagagagagtgagagagaaggggagagagcGAGGGTTGTTTGggaaaaggataaaaaaaaaattgggaacaaGAGAAAAATTGACCCAAAGTAGGCCCACATATTCACGAGATTCGGCCGCATAAGACTATCCCAGAGCAACTCCACCTTTGGAGCTCTTCTGGCAATCCATTATTGAATCCAccctattgaacagtaactgcctttaataaatagtaactaccattaatAAACCGTAattaccttttgcatctccacccttagaGCCCTCCCCCTAtcaataggtaataaaatagtagttttttttgtttgtttaaataatataaaataaaaaaaatagggaaatgAGGCTGTAGGGCCTCGGGCTgacacaaaaaacaataaaaaaatgccTTGGCCCTCGGGCTGCAGGCCTGTCAACTCTCCACCCCCTTATGCTcaggctcccaccctcactcgggccctcCATGGCTGGAGAAGAATCAACCGGCCCTCGGGCCCCTTCCTGCAGCCCGTCCCCCGAGCAAAGTAGaaggctggagttgctctaaaggagatgtcaaatttacTTAAACTTAAACTTAGCTTtcacttttataaagaaaattgtatttacatacaaaaatgtacacatcaatccttttcgttatcaattttgtatagtaaaaaaatcaaataaaattacttcatactgatttattatgactaataatactatctatgataaattgtaaaattctaaattttaatctatttgtaataggataaagacataggaaaatgattaacatacatcttatttagtttcttacacacacttgtttaattatgatcaaattaaaaaattaacagtatggtgcaaattgactaattatgagagttgagggggggaattggccaaattaaagttgaggggggaaattgactaattatgagagttgaggggggaaattggccaaaattaaagttgaggggggaaattggccaatagtcacaagttcaggggggaaattgatgaatacctcatATAAATAATtcatgataaaaaaaatcatattaattGCATTGAAACCCAGCAAAAATTTTACATTATAATTCATGATAAAAATTCTTAATAATTCATTGTGGCAAATAACCCAACAAAATAGTTCACTGTATGAAGTTTTGAGAGCACAGCATGTTAAATTGAAAGGAATATCGTTGATTAAATTGAAAGAGGCATTATACAAACAGAAAGAGGCATGCGTTGATTAAATTGAAAGGAATcgtgtatttaaaaaaaaaattaaagacgcAACATACAAACAGATTGCACTGTTCAATAACATTTATTATAATAAATGACTAaactattaaaaattaataaaagacatttaataattaattaaaaaatatttgaaactaCTGTCAAATTTGATAGCAACCCCCTTTGTTGCCATTTCATGTCATGTCACATAGGATTTGACATTTTAGTTAGAAACAATTAGTAGCTgtctttttttactgttatagcTTATGTGGAGATGCTCCAAGCATAACATATATGCTTTAGTCAATTGACTATGTTCAAGTTTATatacttttcctttcttttcaaaACCAAGGTCATGTGTGCAAGAGGTTTATATCTCAAATGCTTAAACATTTGTGTTTGATTACTCGGTACTCATATgatttaaaagcatttttacgAAGCGTTTGTTTACCCTCACTAAAGTTCAATGGATTGGACATGACTAAGGGTTAACCAATCCTGTGTTTGTTCCTTGTAGGGATTAAAGTTCCTAAACCCTAATGAGACTAGCTCTCAGCCCCTCACTCGCCTCGACTAAAGCAAAGGTTAGTTGGTCCTAGCAAAACCCCTAAACAACCATGAGATTGCTAATCCCGTCTCCAAACCTATGTACGACGTCTACATGCTGCAAGTCTGTAAGCATGCTTCTAGGCAACTCCGTTTGCCAACCCCATGCCCATATCTGAAACCCAGGGCCACCCACAGCCTAAACCTCAACaccaaaattcaataaaaaaaatgcaaatcgaTAACAACAACAATCCCAATAGAAAATTTTGTCCTATTCCCAAAAGTTCCCATAAAGTTTTTCCCTTTTTCCCATaaaattgtagagagagaacGGGAAAGAATAGCTTTGGTTGAAGAGAGATGGAGGAacgaagagagaggagagagagtagCTTTGGGGACAATTTTGCAAGAAAAATGGTTTTGAAGGATGTTGGTTTGCAAGAAAAAGATGGGAAGAGATAATGGGAGCCGGaaacaaagaggaagaaaatgaaagaattCTCCAAAGTGAGGTTGAATGTTCTAGGtattttagagaaaaaaaaaagaagaagaaaaagcttgaattattaataaaatattattagatgtgtattaaataatataatattatagttgttaattattatttttttaatccaatacTGCACCAAATGCTTTACTAAGTTAGTCTACCTTAGTCTATTCTAAGATAGTCTAACTTGAAGCTAGTCTAGTCcgatgcaacaaacgcacccttaaagTCCATTTAATAGGCTGGAGAGATTGGGCTTTAAGGATAAAAGTGGATTGGCAGGGATTGGCTAGGCTAGGCTTTGAATCCAATCCATTGTTTGGTGTTCGGGATGATAGATATCATCATTTCACCACCCCTACTCCCTTGCCCATCAGTGATTGCTCGTTGCCTCTTtcaactaaatttttttcttgttcGCGTCATTTAGCTAGTCCCCTCCATAATTCTATCATCTATTTCTATTCTAATTTCTTCATCCTTTCACAATTCTATTTGTTGAAACTCCACCATTTTGGCATACTcctcatattttttttgttcttccttAACTTTGCCTCTTGTAAGTTTTGCATTACAGTTGTCTCCATTGCATAAGTCAATTATTTTCAGGAATTCATCTTCGCTCTTCTCTTAGCTTCTTTGGCCATTtctttcctttggccttgtagATGACCTTGGTATTGATTGGTTTGGCGAAGGTTTATCTTTGTATCGATTCAAAACAATGTGCCATAAACGAGGGGCCGATTGAATTGACAAAAGGTCATATTTGTCTTTGTTTGGTGGATCTTTGAACTTCTTAGAATGCTTGAGACTAAAGAATCTCACCTCATCCTTGAGATTAGTGCCACTTTCATGATACCTAGCTGCTTTTATCAAAAACCCGTGCCGCATGTTGAGAACATATCTACACTAGTAGGTGGAATATGTcagtttgatgtgattttgttATTTGACCTTTTTCAATTTTACCATCATTTATCTTTCTTCCTTTGATGCACAACTTATGGAGAAAAATTTGACAACTTATATATGTGTCATCTTTCAATTGGCTTACAAGGAGTTGTTATGCTcatgtttgtttctttttttgctTAATTTTAAGCCGGTCTCACATTGTTTAAGGCTTGGGTTAGGGCCACTTTGCCTCATAATTCAATT encodes:
- the LOC103432994 gene encoding E3 ubiquitin-protein ligase HOS1 isoform X1; this encodes MDRRLNGPTGPSSSVNGGPATRSGSHAPQPNYNSRAVQEALEQLASIDLIDLCNESKVECCRATRDLRSCGRQVKDVLISCGHASLCAECSQRCDVCPICRIQIPKNGAKLCRRLYDQCLEAHLIPKRCDKSFQEKEDGEEQISADVQRLYSLFDIALENNLVSLICHYVTDVCLDESAVSSDPVIAFLLDEVVVKDWCKRTFQNIITELQGIYNLEAEPMKSMLSLLLKFSVQLAGISSVIEVLDSSFKGSFSAQLHDFHQLQESILKTKQHMEVMIWCVRHEFLEKVRPRYTDFSSWHSLVRERKYAAIKRSWPDSVNNSEESSGQEGTLFIEDALVNLEVGQGNTEKLVEGLKLGSLQKDGVSSVLRSKIEGVAGCYPFENVRAAVDILFLCGSSDLVVAKQAIFLYYLFDRHWTMPDEQWRHLLDDFGATFGIPRQLLLESLIFYLLDDHTDKALQEACHLLPEISGPATHPKIAQVLLERGNSDTALLVIRWSGRDGTSKSSISLGEAVTAVRVRVECGLFTEAFIHQRMLCTKVKEKMLKLGELGDATDDSKSKYGSWEDWVEILITEICVLCIRRNMVDRVIELPWNSDEEKHLHKCLLDYTIDDPSSTIGSLLVVFYIQRYRYSEAYQVDQILKNLEEEFISKNSVSEEVLSRMRSMSRWRAGLIDKCMELLPEVQRQEIKSGKFPEVAVTTSSEVETAAASLPEVQKSQSISMLIPSSIDSSLGLWSDCVNPSWKPSISETPKKRVGLVDSYRSELGNNGSVLHEKLLSNSETQWKPDDSINKAFNFEDASTPGIHWATPPSSVKDRKKSSSRILSNSRLQDNQYAKMSPETERNKRFNPFQNTSPSNFYSADSNPVTTPSSNHGLFKDSATDLHRSVNSKGFQRDRDNRTWNMASKDDPMDISLSYGEKSHVIEDENLNNGPRWRSDEASDEEEEQSPQKAIGITRHASTARALRRTRFSKR
- the LOC103432994 gene encoding E3 ubiquitin-protein ligase HOS1 isoform X2 — its product is MDRRLNGPTGPSSSVNGGPATRSGSHAPQPNYNSRAVQEALEQLASIDLIDLCNESKVECCRATRDLRSCGRQVKDVLISCGHASLCAECSQRCDVCPICRIQIPKNGAKLCRRLYDQCLEAHLIPKRCDKSFQEKEDGEEQISADVQRLYSLFDIALENNLVSLICHYVTDVCLDESAVSSDPVIAFLLDEVVVKDWCKRTFQNIITELQGIYNLEAEPMKSMLSLLLKFSVQLAGISSVIEVLDSSFKGSFSAQLHDFHQLQESILKTKQHMEVMIWCVRHEFLEKVRPRYTDFSSWHSLVRERKYAAIKRSWPDSVNNSEESSGQEGTLFIEDALVNLEVGQGNTEKLVEGLKLGSLQKDGVSSVLRSKIEGVAGCYPFENVRAAVDILFLCGSSDLVVAKQAIFLYYLFDRHWTMPDEQWRHLLDDFGATFGIPRQLLLESLIFYLLDDHTDKALQATCHLLPEISGPATHPKIAQVLLERGNSDTALLVIRWSGRDGTSKSSISLGEAVTAVRVRVECGLFTEAFIHQRMLCTKVKEKMLKLGELGDATDDSKSKYGSWEDWVEILITEICVLCIRRNMVDRVIELPWNSDEEKHLHKCLLDYTIDDPSSTIGSLLVVFYIQRYRYSEAYQVDQILKNLEEEFISKNSVSEEVLSRMRSMSRWRAGLIDKCMELLPEVQRQEIKSGKFPEVAVTTSSEVETAAASLPEVQKSQSISMLIPSSIDSSLGLWSDCVNPSWKPSISETPKKRVGLVDSYRSELGNNGSVLHEKLLSNSETQWKPDDSINKAFNFEDASTPGIHWATPPSSVKDRKKSSSRILSNSRLQDNQYAKMSPETERNKRFNPFQNTSPSNFYSADSNPVTTPSSNHGLFKDSATDLHRSVNSKGFQRDRDNRTWNMASKDDPMDISLSYGEKSHVIEDENLNNGPRWRSDEASDEEEEQSPQKAIGITRHASTARALRRTRFSKR